The Sphaerisporangium siamense genome includes the window CCGGGCTGCTGCGCGCGGCCTCCTCGGGCCCGGACGGCGAAGTCCTGCTCTCGCCGCAGGAGCGGCGGGCGCTGCTGCGCCCGGCGGGCTCGCCGTGGACGACCGGTGACGTCCCGCTGCTCGACGAGGCCGCCGAACTGCTCGGCGAGGACGACGCCCCGCGCAGGGCCGCCGCCCGCGAGGACCGGCGCCGCCGCGACGAGGAGCGCGCGTACGCGCGCGGCGTCCTGGAGATCAACGAGCTGACCGAGGTGATGGACGCCCGCGCCCTCGCCGAGCGCAACCCGTCCGACGCCGCCGCCCTGACCACCGCCGAGCGGGCCGCGGGCGACCGCGCGTGGGTGTACGGGCACGTGATCGTGGACGAGGCGCAGGAGCTGTCGGCGATGGCCTGGCGCACGGTCATGCGCCGGGTCCCCACGCGCTCGCTGACCGTGGTCGGCGACGTCGCCCAGACCGGGTCGGCGGCGGGCGCGCGCTCGTGGGCCGAGGTGCTCGACCCGTACGTGAAGGGCCGCTGGCGCGAGGCGCGCCTGCTGGTCAACTACCGGACCCCCGCGGAGATCATGGCGGTCGCCGCCGACGTGCTGCAGGCCGTCGATCCTGACCAGGCGCCGCCGATCTCGGTGCGGGACGGCGAGGCGCCGCCCCGCGTGGTGCGCGCCGCCCGGACGGAGCTGGCCATGGTGCTGCCGGAGCTCGTGCGGTCGGAGCTGGCGCTGGTGACCGGCGGTGGCGCCGGCCGCCTGGGCGTGCTGACGCCGGACGCCCGGCACGGGGAGGTCGCGGCCCTGCTGCCGGAGGCGGCGTCCGCGCTGACCGCCGAGGCGCTGGACGCGCCGTCGGTGGTGCTGACCGTGACCCAGGCGAAGGGGCTGGAGTTCGACGCGGTGATCGTGGTCGCGCCCGACGAGATTCTGGCGCAGGGGCCCAAGGGCGGGCAGGACCTGTACGTGGCGATCACCCGGGCCACCCGGCGGCTCACGGTGGTCCATGAGAACGGGCTGCCGCCCGTGCTCGCGCGCCTGCGTGATTGATGGGGGTTTCAGGGGACTTGTTGATGAACATCACGTTCGTCTACGACCGTGGCTGCAGATGTCCCGGGACGGGTCAGCCCACGGGATGAGTCGCTTCGGCCTCAGGACGGATGCCGGGCGCTTTCCGCAGCGGGGAGGCTGGAAAAGGATCGGCCGGCGCGCCGGATCCGCAATGCGCACGCCATCTGAAACTCCACGGGGACAGCAGGAGGCTCAATGAACAACGCGGCCCGGCCGGCGCGATGGTTCGGCGGAGTGGCAATCGCCCTCGCCGGCGCCCTTCTCGTCGCGTCATGCGGGGGAGGTGGCAACGCGACCACCACCGGGGCACAGAGCAGCGCGACGGCCCAAGCCTCACAACAGGCCCAGACACCGTCGACCGGCGCCCACGGCGGGCACGGCGGCACCTTCTCCGCACCGCCCGCGGCTCCCTTACGCGAGTCCGAGCGCTTCGTCGAGGTCAAGCTGGCCGAGCCCTACAAGCCCGCGGCGCCGAACGGCGGGACCGACGAGTACCGCTGCTTCATCGTCGACCCCGGCCTCACCGAGCAGGCGTTCCTGACCGGCAGCCAGTTCTTCCCGCAGAACACCTCGCTCGTCCACCACGCGATCATCTTCCGCGTCGACCCCGACAAGGTGCAGCAGGCCCAGGACCTCGACGCGAAGACGCCGGGCGAGGGCTGGACCTGCTTCGGCAACTCGGGCGTCGACGGCGGCGGTTGGGTGGGCCACTGGGCGCCCGGCGCGAACGAGACGCTGCTCAAGCAGAAGGTCGGCTATCCGCTCCAGCCCGGCAGCAAGCTCGTCATGCAGATCCACTACAACCTGCTCGCCTCGGGCGGCAAGGCCGACCAGAGCGACCAGTCGAGCATGCGGCTACGGCTCACCGATGGCAAGGCCGAGCTCAAGCCGCTGGCCACCGGGTTGCTTCAGGCCCCGATCGAGCTGCCCTGCACGAGCCAGGAGTCCGGTCCCCTCTGCGACCGTGACACCGCCGTCAAGGACGTCGTGAGCCGCTTCGGCACGGACTCGGGCGAGAACGTCGCCCAGCTCGCGCAGTACTGCGGCCAGGGCAAACCGCTCACCCCCGGGCCTACCCAGCACTGCGACAGCAAGTTCGAAGGCAAGGCGACGATCTACGCCACCGCGGGGCACATGCACCTGCTCGGACGCGCGATCAAGGTCGAGATGAACCCGGGCACGCCCAAGGCGAAGACGCTGCTGGACATCCCGTCCTACGACTTCGACGACCAGCAGATCCGCCCGTTGCCCGAGCCCGTCACCGTCAAGCCCGGCGACAACCTCCGCGTGACCTGCACCCACGACGCCGGCCTGCGCAAGACCCTGCCCGCGCTCCAGGGCCTGCCCGCGCGGTACGTGGTGTGGGGCGAGGGCACGAGCGACGAGATGTGCCTCGGCCTGCTCGTCATGTCCCCCGAGGGCCGGCAGCGGGCGGGCGCGGGCGGCTGAGCCACGCCCGGCCCACCACCGGGGTGCCGCCGTCCGCTTCCAGGACGCCGGCACCCCGGCGCGTGCGTTCGCGCGGCCGCCGGTCGCGCGGCACCGGCGCGTTCGCCGGAACCCTCACCACCGTCCCCGCCATCGGCGGCCGGCGTGACCGCTCCCGTTCAGGTGAGCGCCATGCCGTCGTCCGGACAGGCGATTGCGACGCCCCCGGCGATACGGCGGCGGCAGGTGATCGTTTATGGTTTTCCACGGAGAGTCGTAGTGAGGTGCCTCGCCTCGGCGGGGAGAATCGGGAAGCCGGTGTGATTCCGGCACGGGCCCGCCGCGGTGACCGGGGAGCCACCACCCACGCGCGAGTGCGCGGCCACTGGCCCGGAAGGGCTGGGAAGGCGGGTGGCGGGCGTCGATCCGGGAGTCCGAAGACCGGCCTCGCGCCCACCGCCCCGGGTATGGGGCACGCGCAGCGGGAGCCTGCCCATGGACAACCGGTTCTACGACGTCATCCACCGCCGCCGGGACGTGCGCGGCCAGTTCACCGGCGCGCCGATCCCCGATCGGGTGCTGCACCGCGTCCTGTCCGCGGCGCACGCCGCGCCGAGCGTCGGTCTGTCCCAGCCGTGGGACTTCATCGTCGTGCGGGACGACGCGGTCCGCGCGGCCTTCCACGAGCACGTGACGGCCGAGCGTGAGACCTTCGCCGCGACGCTCGACGCCGCGGCGGCGGAGCGGTTCGCCCGGATCAAGATCGAGGGCGTGCTGGAGTCGACGCTGTCGATCGTCGTCACCTACGACCCCGGGCGCGGCGCGCCCGCCGTGCTGGGCCGGCACGCCATCGCCGACACGGGCCTGTACTCGGTGTGCCTGGCCATCCAGAACCTGTGGCTGGCCGCGACCGCCGAGGGCCTCGGCGTCGGCTGGGTGTCGTTCTACCGCGAGCCGTTCGTCGCCGGGCTGCTCGGCGTGCCCGCGGGCATCCGCCCGGTGGCCTGGCTCTGCGTCGGCCCCGTGACCCACCTGGAGGCCGCGCCGGACCTGGAACGGCACGGCTGGCGGCACCGGCGCCCGCTGCGGAAGGCCGTCCACCACGACCGGTGGTGACCGATCACGAGATCGCGATCGAGATCGGCCTTCCGCCGCTCAGCAGGGCGCCGAGGTGGGTCGCCTCGGTTTCGAGCGCGGCGGTGTCCGGCTTCGGGGCGCCCGGGAACAGGGACACGGAGAGCGCCCCCTCGTCGTTCTCCCACACCCCGGTCACCGTGCCGGCGTGGACGAGGACGGGCGAGATCCATCCCGCGGTCCTGCTGACGTCCTTGCGGTGCGCGGCCGGGACCACGCGGGTGTCGTCGGTGCCGACGCCGAGGACGTACTGGTCGAAGGCGGGCAGGAGGCGGAGCATGTCGGTGGGCGCGGCCGAGGCGAGGGAGCCGGCGTCCTCGGTGCGTACCCACAGCCGCTCGCCCTCGACGTCGACCTCGGTGAGTATGTCGCCGAGGTCGGCGAACCACCGGCGCACGGTCGTCTTCTTGAGCGCGCCGCGCACCAGCCAGCGGTTGAAGGCGTCCGGCCCGGCCGGGCCGTACGCCGACAGGTAGGCGGGGATGGCGACCCGGGCGGCGGCGTCGGGCTCGGGCAGCCCCGGCCAGCCGGGAAGGTAGGTCGCGGGGTTGGTGAAGGTGACCCGGCCGTCGTCGCCGTCGCCGTTGCACAGGTCGCCGAGCCAGGCCAGCGGCTTCAGAACCGTGCCCCAGCCGGACCGCACGGCCTCGGAGATCGTGGCGTCCCTGGTCCGCCTCTCGACGGCCGCGACCAGTTCCTCGCGGGTGAGCACGGCGCCGTCCAGCTCGGCGCGGACGGCGTCGGCGAGCCGCGCCATGCGCGGCGCGTCCAGGAAGGACCGCTGCCAGGCGCCCTTCTCCCAGGTGCGGGCCGAGGCCAGCAGCGACAGGAAGGCGGGCGCGTCACGGGTGGACAGGGCGTGCAGGGTGCCGCGCATGGCCCAGGTGCGCATCAGCGCCTTGGCGGCGATCCCGCGCTGGACGGCGTCCTTCGCCGGCGCGGGCGAGCGCACCGCCACCGCGAGTTCGGCGTAGGACCTCACCTGGCTCTGGACCCCGCACAACCGGCGGACGACCTGCTCGGTGGAGACGGACGCCGGGCGGTCCAGGAACTGCCGCCGCATGCGCCAGGCGAGAACGGCGTCCCAGGTCAGCTTCATCGTCGGTCCCCCAGGTTTCGCGTGCCGGCGCCGCCCGCAGCCGAGAATACCGGCATGAAACCCTCCGACCAGGGCGCTCACCGTCCCCTCTCACGCGAAAAGGCCGCTCCCGGTCACCCGGGAGCGGCCCTTCACGTCCTGCCGGCTAGCGGCCCTGCAGCCCCTTCACGGTGTCGCCGAAGGTCCAGTTCCGCGAGCCGTCCCAGTTGATGGACCAGTCCATCAGGCCCTTGAGCTGGCCGTTGAACGCGTTCCAGCTCTGGCTCACCAGCGACGGCGACATGTAGCCGCCGCCCGCGCCCGCCTGGGCGGGCAGACCAGGAACCTGCTTGTCGTAGGGCACCTTGATGGTCGTGCCCTGGATGACCAGACCGTTGTTGAGGCAGGTGGTCTGGGCGGTGAAGCCCTGCACCGTGCCGGCCTGGTAGGAGTCGCCCGAGCAGCCGTACATGCTGCCGTTGTAGTACTGCATGTTCAGCCACCACAGGCGGCCGTTGTCGGCGTACTTCTTGATGATCGGCAGGTACGCGCCCCAGATGGAGCCGTAGGTGACGCTGCCGCCGGTGACGTACGCCGTCTCGGGCGCCATGGTCAGGCCGAAGTTGGACGGCATCTGGGCGAGCACGCCGTCGATGATGCGGATCAGGTTGGACTGCGAGGCCGACAGCGTGTTGATGTTGCCGCTGCCGGACAGGCCGGTCTCGATGTCGATGTCGATGCCGTCGAAGTTGTACTTCTTCAGGATCGGCACGACCGTCGCGACGAAGCGGTCCGCGACGGTGCTGGAGCTGAGGTCGATGCCGGCCGTCGCCCCGCCGATGGACATCAGGATCGTGGCGCCCGCGGCCTTGGCGGAGCACATCTCGGCCGGGGTGGAGACCTTCACGGTCGCGTCCATCCCGTCCTCCCACAGCACGGTGCCGTCG containing:
- a CDS encoding winged helix DNA-binding domain-containing protein, giving the protein MKLTWDAVLAWRMRRQFLDRPASVSTEQVVRRLCGVQSQVRSYAELAVAVRSPAPAKDAVQRGIAAKALMRTWAMRGTLHALSTRDAPAFLSLLASARTWEKGAWQRSFLDAPRMARLADAVRAELDGAVLTREELVAAVERRTRDATISEAVRSGWGTVLKPLAWLGDLCNGDGDDGRVTFTNPATYLPGWPGLPEPDAAARVAIPAYLSAYGPAGPDAFNRWLVRGALKKTTVRRWFADLGDILTEVDVEGERLWVRTEDAGSLASAAPTDMLRLLPAFDQYVLGVGTDDTRVVPAAHRKDVSRTAGWISPVLVHAGTVTGVWENDEGALSVSLFPGAPKPDTAALETEATHLGALLSGGRPISIAIS
- a CDS encoding monooxygenase, translating into MNNAARPARWFGGVAIALAGALLVASCGGGGNATTTGAQSSATAQASQQAQTPSTGAHGGHGGTFSAPPAAPLRESERFVEVKLAEPYKPAAPNGGTDEYRCFIVDPGLTEQAFLTGSQFFPQNTSLVHHAIIFRVDPDKVQQAQDLDAKTPGEGWTCFGNSGVDGGGWVGHWAPGANETLLKQKVGYPLQPGSKLVMQIHYNLLASGGKADQSDQSSMRLRLTDGKAELKPLATGLLQAPIELPCTSQESGPLCDRDTAVKDVVSRFGTDSGENVAQLAQYCGQGKPLTPGPTQHCDSKFEGKATIYATAGHMHLLGRAIKVEMNPGTPKAKTLLDIPSYDFDDQQIRPLPEPVTVKPGDNLRVTCTHDAGLRKTLPALQGLPARYVVWGEGTSDEMCLGLLVMSPEGRQRAGAGG
- the bluB gene encoding 5,6-dimethylbenzimidazole synthase; this encodes MDNRFYDVIHRRRDVRGQFTGAPIPDRVLHRVLSAAHAAPSVGLSQPWDFIVVRDDAVRAAFHEHVTAERETFAATLDAAAAERFARIKIEGVLESTLSIVVTYDPGRGAPAVLGRHAIADTGLYSVCLAIQNLWLAATAEGLGVGWVSFYREPFVAGLLGVPAGIRPVAWLCVGPVTHLEAAPDLERHGWRHRRPLRKAVHHDRW
- a CDS encoding glycosyl hydrolase family 18 protein; translation: MKKPLRLLLLAVSLLLATVGVFVTQSSAFAANLLSNPGFESGLSSWTCASGKGSVVSTPVHSGSGALSGEAGGQDIAQCTQTVTGLRASTAYTLSAWVRGNFVYVGVQNGTSRWASSPSAYTQITISFTTGANQTSATVYVNGWYGQGTYYADDVSFDGPGTQPTSTPTPTPTITPTVSPTPTPTPTVTPTPTPTPTGDATCAVKSRPAGKVLQGYWENWDGAINGVHPPFGWVPINDPRIKQHGYNVINAAFPVIRSDGTVLWEDGMDATVKVSTPAEMCSAKAAGATILMSIGGATAGIDLSSSTVADRFVATVVPILKKYNFDGIDIDIETGLSGSGNINTLSASQSNLIRIIDGVLAQMPSNFGLTMAPETAYVTGGSVTYGSIWGAYLPIIKKYADNGRLWWLNMQYYNGSMYGCSGDSYQAGTVQGFTAQTTCLNNGLVIQGTTIKVPYDKQVPGLPAQAGAGGGYMSPSLVSQSWNAFNGQLKGLMDWSINWDGSRNWTFGDTVKGLQGR